The Poecilia reticulata strain Guanapo linkage group LG13, Guppy_female_1.0+MT, whole genome shotgun sequence genome has a segment encoding these proteins:
- the cux1b gene encoding cut-like homeobox 1b isoform X1, giving the protein MAANAGSMFQYWKRFDLQQLQKELDATATQLANRQDESEQSRKKLIDLSREFKKTTPEDLRKQVAPLLKSFQGEIDALSKRSKEAEAAFLNVYKKIIDVPDPVPVLELAQQLQLKLQRMHDIETENTKLRETLEDYNKEFAEVKNQEVTIKALKEKIREYEQTLKNQAENLAQEKQLQLHNDYAEKERKLQESQDSMSSRLKEAEHKTQSLQTALETTQAELFDLKTKYDEESTAKADEIEMVMTDLERANQRAEAAEREAEALREQLSSSNQSQQLSSPTNAEPDSDQASEVASYSNLEAELRAKERETAQLVEDVQRLQASLTKLRETTSSQISQLEQQLSSKSAVLKELEEKLERQADYEEVKKELSILKTMEFGTDSVQDSSKPLEVLLLEKNRTLQSESAAMRIANTELSGSAGRKGTEESTAKEDAINSEPSLPSSSSSQHPLSRAHVDPLNAVTVSSEAPPFTPTGIGQELYSPVFPLVGSKMALNSLIQRQLLQTFYSKALQDSSGIHSGALLFTPFTPALSSIPTSTPGSASAAVPLAASSPQPPPASPDMAPVNGSGTAGGAPSPSPSHSDAASAGGGILDGEDMDTAEIARQVKEQLIKHNIGQRVFGHYVLGLSQGSVSEILARPKPWNKLTIRGKEPFHKMRQFLADEQNILALRSIQGRQRGQCVSNSF; this is encoded by the exons gattTACGGAAACAGGTTGCTCCTCTGCTGAAGAGCTTCCAAGGAGAg ATCGACGCCTTGAGTAAAAGGAGTAAAGAAGCAGAGGCCGCCTTCTTGAACGTGTACAAGAAAATAATTGATGTCCCAG ACCCTGTACCTGTGCTGGAGCTggctcagcagctgcagctgaagctccAGAGGATGCACGACATTGAGACAGAGAACACCAAGCTACGAGAGACACTGGAGGACTACAACAAAGAGTTTGCAGAAGTTAAAAACCAAG AGGTGACCATCAAGGCCTTGAAGGAGAAGATCCGCGAATACGAGCAGACTCTGAAGAACCAGGCTGAGAACCTGGCCCAAGAGAAGCAGCTCCAGCTACACAACGACTATGCAGAGAAGGAGAG GAAACTCCAGGAGAGTCAGGACTCCATGTCTTCAAGGTTGAAAGAGGCTGAACACAAGACGCAGTCCCTGCAGACAG CACTTGAAACAACTCAGGCCGAGCTCTTTGATTTGAAGACGAAGTATGACGAGGAATCCACAGCAAA GGCTGACGAGATTGAGATGGTGATGACGGACTTGGAAAGAGCCAATCAG cgAGCGGAggcagcagagagggaggcggAGGCGCTCCGAGAGCAGCTGTCGTCGTCTAACCAATCCCAGCAGCTCAGCAGTCCCACCAACGCCGAACCTGACTCG GATCAGGCGTCAGAGGTGGCGTCGTACTCGAACCTGGAGGCGGAGCTCAGGGCCAAAGAAAGGGAGACCGCCCAGCTGGTGGAGGATGTCCAGAGACTGCAGGCCAGCCTGACCAAACTCCGTGAGACCACCAGCTCCCAGATCTCccagctggagcagcagcttaGCAGCAAGTCTGCAGTTCTCAAG GAACTGGAGGAGAAACTGGAACGGCAAGCCGACTATGAGGAGGTCAAGAAGGAACTAAG CATCCTTAAGACGATGGAGTTTGGAACCGACTCagtgcag GACTCGTCCAAACCTctggaggtgctgctgctggagaagaACCGGACTCTTCAGTCGGAGAGCGCCGCGATGCGCATCGCCAACACGGAGCTGAGCG GGTCAGCCGGGCGGAAAGGGACAGAAGAGTCCACAGCGAAGGAGGACGCCATCAACAGCGAGCCCTCTCtcccttcatcctcctcctctcagcaCCCCTTATCTCGCGCTCACGTAGACCCCCTGAACGCCGTCACCGTCAGCAGCGAGGCCCCGCCCTTCACCCCGACGGGCATCGGACAGGAGCTGTATTCCCCCGTCTTCCCCCTGGTCGGCAGCAAGATGGCGCTGAACTCTCTGATTCAGCGGCAGCTCCTCCAAACGTTCTACTCCAAAGCTCTGCAGGACTCGTCGGGGATCCACAGCGGCGCCCTGCTGTTCACGCCCTTCACCCCAGCGCTCAGCTCCATCCCTACCTCCACCCCCGGCTCGGCGTCGGCCGCCGTCCCGCTGGCGGCCAGCAGCCCCCAGCCGCCCCCCGCCAGCCCCGACATGGCTCCCGTCAACGGGAGCGGCACGGCGGGCGGCGCCCCGTCGCCGTCACCCAGCCACTCAGACGCCGCCTCCGCTGGTGGCGGCATCCTGGACGGGGAGGACATGGACACGGCGGAGATCGCCCGGCAGGTGAAAGAGCAGCTGATCAAGCACAACATTGGCCAGCGAGTGTTCGGCCACTACGTGCTGGGACTCTCTCAGGGCTCGGTCAGCGAGATCCTGGCCCGACCCAAGCCCTGGAACAAGCTGACCATCCGGGGAAAGGAGCCCTTCCACAAGATGAGGCAATTCCTGGCCGACGAGCAGAACATCCTGGCGCTGCGGAGCATCCAGGGGCGACAGAGAGGTCAGtgtgtgtcaaactcattttaa
- the cux1b gene encoding cut-like homeobox 1b isoform X2 produces MAANAGSMFQYWKRFDLQQLQKELDATATQLANRQDESEQSRKKLIDLSREFKKTTPEDLRKQVAPLLKSFQGEIDALSKRSKEAEAAFLNVYKKIIDVPDPVPVLELAQQLQLKLQRMHDIETENTKLRETLEDYNKEFAEVKNQEVTIKALKEKIREYEQTLKNQAENLAQEKQLQLHNDYAEKERKLQESQDSMSSRLKEAEHKTQSLQTALETTQAELFDLKTKYDEESTAKADEIEMVMTDLERANQRAEAAEREAEALREQLSSSNQSQQLSSPTNAEPDSDQASEVASYSNLEAELRAKERETAQLVEDVQRLQASLTKLRETTSSQISQLEQQLSSKSAVLKELEEKLERQADYEEVKKELSILKTMEFGTDSVQDSSKPLEVLLLEKNRTLQSESAAMRIANTELSGRYSELQVEFSAAVHTSAEQKELILKLEHDLSTIQTMSPLSRPDADGSEVGSMGNIPEPIKEASAGFAGSGATPQPELPQGQMDSLLSIISSQRERFRSRNQELEAESRAMQQTMQALQGELDSLRADNIKLYEKIKFLQSYPGRAGGSDDTVMRYSSQYEERLDPFASFSKRERQRRYLSLSPWDKATLSLGRVILSNKMARTIAFFYTLFLHLLVFLVLYKTAWSESIGRDCTAFCAKKYADHLHRFHGNDQNL; encoded by the exons gattTACGGAAACAGGTTGCTCCTCTGCTGAAGAGCTTCCAAGGAGAg ATCGACGCCTTGAGTAAAAGGAGTAAAGAAGCAGAGGCCGCCTTCTTGAACGTGTACAAGAAAATAATTGATGTCCCAG ACCCTGTACCTGTGCTGGAGCTggctcagcagctgcagctgaagctccAGAGGATGCACGACATTGAGACAGAGAACACCAAGCTACGAGAGACACTGGAGGACTACAACAAAGAGTTTGCAGAAGTTAAAAACCAAG AGGTGACCATCAAGGCCTTGAAGGAGAAGATCCGCGAATACGAGCAGACTCTGAAGAACCAGGCTGAGAACCTGGCCCAAGAGAAGCAGCTCCAGCTACACAACGACTATGCAGAGAAGGAGAG GAAACTCCAGGAGAGTCAGGACTCCATGTCTTCAAGGTTGAAAGAGGCTGAACACAAGACGCAGTCCCTGCAGACAG CACTTGAAACAACTCAGGCCGAGCTCTTTGATTTGAAGACGAAGTATGACGAGGAATCCACAGCAAA GGCTGACGAGATTGAGATGGTGATGACGGACTTGGAAAGAGCCAATCAG cgAGCGGAggcagcagagagggaggcggAGGCGCTCCGAGAGCAGCTGTCGTCGTCTAACCAATCCCAGCAGCTCAGCAGTCCCACCAACGCCGAACCTGACTCG GATCAGGCGTCAGAGGTGGCGTCGTACTCGAACCTGGAGGCGGAGCTCAGGGCCAAAGAAAGGGAGACCGCCCAGCTGGTGGAGGATGTCCAGAGACTGCAGGCCAGCCTGACCAAACTCCGTGAGACCACCAGCTCCCAGATCTCccagctggagcagcagcttaGCAGCAAGTCTGCAGTTCTCAAG GAACTGGAGGAGAAACTGGAACGGCAAGCCGACTATGAGGAGGTCAAGAAGGAACTAAG CATCCTTAAGACGATGGAGTTTGGAACCGACTCagtgcag GACTCGTCCAAACCTctggaggtgctgctgctggagaagaACCGGACTCTTCAGTCGGAGAGCGCCGCGATGCGCATCGCCAACACGGAGCTGAGCG GCCGCTACTCCGAGCTGCAGGTGGAGTTTTCTGCCGCCGTGCACACCAGCGCCGAGCAGAAGGAGCTCATCCTGAAGCTGGAACACGACCTGAGCACCATCCAGACCATGTCCCCCCTGTCGCGGCCCGACGCCGACGGGTCGGAGGTCGGCAGCATGGGCAACATCCCGGAACCCATCAAAGAGGCCTCCGCTGGATTTGCAG GTTCAGGCGCGACCCCCCAGCCCGAGCTTCCCCAGGGCCAGATGGACTCTCTGCTGTCCATCATCTCCAGCCAGAGGGAGCGTTTCCGCTCCCGGAACCAGGAGCTGGAAGCC GAGAGCCGCGCCATGCAGCAGACCATGCAGGCCCTGCAGGGCGAGCTGGACAGCCTGAGGGCCGACAACATCAAGCTCTACGAGAAAATCAAGTTCCTGCAGAGCTACCCGGGCAGA gcCGGAGGCAGCGACGACACTGTGATGCGCTACTCCTCCCAGTACGAGGAGAGACTGGATCCATTTGCTTCCTTCAGCAAGAGA GAGCGTCAGCGTCGATACCTGAGCCTCAGCCCTTGGGACAAAGCAACTCTCAGTCTG GGCCGTGTGATCCTCTCCAACAAGATGGCCAGAACCATCGCCTTCTTCTACACCCTGTTCCTGCACCTCTTGGTCTTCCTG gtgTTGTACAAGACCGCTTGGAGCGAGAGCATCGGCAGAGACTGCACTGCTTTCTGTGCTAAAAA GTATGCTGACCACCTCCACCGCTTCCATGGGAACGACCAGAACCTTTAG